The genomic segment cactTTTGGATcctcttcccagtctcctccactatattttagctttaccgattttccaggaggatcgatgcaacctccgctacctaatgttagatatggggaggttggaggcgggtcgcagccacaaccacagcctcgagatctgtttggggacctcatgctcggacgatcatcacacccaccttatattccttcaccgccacagccacagccacagccacagccgtcACCCTCACCGCCACAGCCGTCGTCCTCACAGCcaaaccaaaatgttgaagatgaggacaatttcaatattaatcttaatgattttatttagttactagtttatatatttggactgaattaatactttatttatttttaatgacaatagctatatttactaggttgatagatattaaaactatttatattaattttaatgttagttatgtttaaattaattaaatgtttatttttgttaaattatattataaattatttttaaaaataattaaatttaataaatattaatttatttaaaatttattttaaaaatattataaaaacaatattagcggcggaccccgcggCTAATAATAATGCCTCTGACAAAGGTATTAGCGGCGGGCTCCGCCGCTAATATCCGCCTCTAATAAATGATTATTAGCGGCAGGTGTGTCAGTCCGCTGgtaataatcattattagcgacAAATATTTAGGCGCGACgtattagcggcggagtcccGCCGCTAATACTTATTAACGGCGGATTTAGACCTTATTAGCGGCAGAGTCCCCCGCCGCTAATACATGAAATTCTTGTAGTGATGAAAATAAAGATATGTTGACTCTACaaacctacaaagcagttggtgattttgggacatcGTTCACGAGACTTTGGAGACTATACTAGTTATGTTTGTATTAAGTTGAACTAGATTATTTTTATCTTGatatcatattaatataatttctaTTGAATATAAtcttattaatattaaattatattttcattaaataaattgttttaatttcattaaataaattttaattaattaattttaataaaaaatattatatacctACATCGACAACATGTTGTCGCAGTAGGGTGCTCGCTGAACACAAAATTATGAGATTTCGTGatcctacaacgacgacatgtgaTCACTGTAGGTTCGTGAACTCAGACTCTCTATATCGacaacatgtcatcgctgtagatgTTGGGGGTTCACAGACCTACTGTGACGACATGTGGTCGTAGTAAGAGTTTctgaaattaaaatttttaaattctGCAAACACGTACATCGACGACATGCAGTCGCAATATCCCAGTTCAACCAAAAAATGGATTTCCTACTGCGACCGACATGTCATTGCTGTAGCAAAACCCTACGGTGACGATAAAGTTTTGTCGTTGTTGTAGGTCTCTATACATACGGACCTACAACGATGACGTTTTGGCGATGACTTCTTGATCTACAGCGACGATACTTCTTTTCCTGTAGTGATAGAAAATATTTATGTTGTAAAAAAAGACTTAGGTATTAAAATGCTAATTTTGACAAAATTAGGTATTTTCGCCGATAATTActctaaatattatatatatatattattatgtcATATTAATACTAAAAGCTAAAAACAACTTAAAATAAACTAAGTCAAATGGGGTCATAATATGGAAAAAGTAGGAGATTTTGTTAGTGTAAGAGCAAGTGATGCATAATAATATAATGATATCTACGATagtatcactacaacaaaataatagTTTAATGACTATATGGGGGAGACAATGTAGATATTCAATGTCTCCCCTTAGGGGAGATGTTGCTAGAGGTGCCATCATAAGtgaccctatgatgactcccacggggagactttgtagacattcaacgtcgcCCCCTGGGAGTCATTGTATGGTGTAAAAAAATACTCTACGATGACTctcagggggagacgttgaatgtctacaaagtctccccatgggagtcatcatagggtacCTACAACGTCTCTCATGGAAAGACTTTGAATACATTAAACATCTCCTTACACGCGAGTCATCattgatttttgtattttttttaaaaattattatttttaatatattaattaatacaattaaatgctttattatattatataattaaatatattaattaaaaaatctaaattatatatgcaaatttaaattgtgaattttcgtTAATAAAAactgaaatgtgtatataatatgtctTAGccagctaaatatacaaaaatgtaatatttgttgttacacatacaaaattaataaatattatattagcTAGCTAGGCATGGCAAGAAAGAAAAAGTTAAAGACAAAAACCTAATAATTGGGATGATAACTTTGAACTATCAGTAGCATATCGGTCGTCCAATGATGTCGAATTTCATCAATTTGTGCTagtgtatatggcgtagtgtttagctacaaaaaatacaaagtaaaatatattagttaattattattatttgattatatatcatttaataataaataaatcataaacttttataatattttaacatACGAACGAGCATCTGACAAATATTTTCCCTATATTAGTTACTtaaccatctgtcaatctaatcaaatccaatcaaataagcacaacacaattcaaatattataatataatacataattctagacaaaatcaggcatcatttcccctataatagtgttTTAACCATCCgtgaacaacaagtcaaacaattcaaacaatacacaataagtttcttccttatagctccgcagcacacagacaaattttccaaaacctacttcactaaagcaCAGAGTTATCAACATTTTgttatcaccacaacacacaattttaatctcagaacctactttactatggatgaatatttaaggtattcaaactcctctaacaagagtttaataatattaaaataagaataagagaatgtatgcacctcttgcaattaataatcatagctaacaaatttacttcactttgcaatgcactttgctattaaattcacaacctacaaattagttaataaataaaagattgctaaacaaatatcactaaataattggattaaccataacttattgtaattttagaatcttaaaaacctcaaatgtgtgcttgaaatagaaattttgagacAAAAATCTCACAAAAATCACCCTAAAATCTCACTCCAATAAAACCACAACAtgcaaaattaaattaattaataaataaaagattactaaacaaataaaaaatataactatatataatcaacatagttaaatgttaataaaatatttgaaatatatatacaaatatatatatatataattttcaaattaaataataaaataaattaaaaaaatcataaacatatatacttgaattacttatatatatatatacatgcaatttggtatgtaaaattaaaattattttttccttaCTTTAAcagttattaaataaattttagcaaaacatatatacatatatatacttaatcaacctaaaaaattaataattttttttaaatagtataTTTTCagattaaatagtaaaaaaaaattaaaatagtaaaCATATTTGTATCATCTTAAGAGTAACACAATGTAGTATCTCAAATCTACACTAAAATTAATTTTCATACTTTAAACAAATATTTCTAATAAACTCACAAATCATATAaaattgtagcgacccaaatttgctaatgaggcttggggccttgattagtgtgcctggagggcaataattgttatattgtattaatatgtgaatttaatgaatatgtgattagagtgcatgtttaggcaattaaatatgcatgtgggccccatttggctattaggggcatatttgcaATTTCAGCCCGTTGGaggcataaatgttatatttatgtgtattgtgattgataccacatgtGGGTCGTGATATAATTGCAGTGCAtgatccgagatggtcctagggagctgtttagctagaaagtcacaacgaggtcgaatacacagctcgggaggagcctaggggtattttgggtatattataAATTGAGTATGGGAGTTGTTGAGGAATGGTTAGTGGCACtttagtaacttgggtaactataggtaactcttgaggatagttgtttTAAGTGGAAAGTGGTATTCTTGCAAGAGATTAAGGAAAAGTCTAGAATGCCCTTGAGGGTTAGCtagaaactaagtttgaaaggagggcaattgggtcatttggcCTTAGGAGAAGATAATCTTGGCTGAGGAAAGTTATATACGTTATTTACTCTTAAGCATAATCTGGATGTTTATGTTGGAAGTCTAGAGGAACCAAAAAGCTAGGAGAAAAAGGTGGAAGAGAGCTGAATATCTTTGAGGCTAAGGAAGGAATTCAAGGCTGAATTGAGGCAACTAGAATCAAGCATAGGCCAAGGTTAATCCAGAGGTAAAGCTTCATCTCTGAATTTTAGTTTTCTTGTAAGTTCTTTTAGAGTTTGGGTTGAATACTGAAAGTTGGGTTTTGGTTTAATAATTGTGAAAATCAGCTTGAGAATCAaaggaattaagctaggagtTGGGTTTGAAAGGAGCTCAGAGTCGAAtttcagtttgaggtaagaatttcgtgcATCTTTGAAGTTGATTGCTGGCGTGGTTTAAGATttctgaagggtggtttaagttcTATGAAGTTTTTAACCAATTTGTGAATCGTGGGTTTGAATATGTGTATGGGCTTGTTATTGATGTTTTTAGGTTGCCTtgtggtctatttggggtttttgattgaatttgggacttaggtatgtcctggggttgatttggaagagttttggctcgggaaaatgttggggaaaaaccaagatttctgggttcgcgtaagggcgctgcgaccctgttcttctgtgccgcggtgctaggatgcatcaggggaagggcaccatgctgggcgccgcggcccctatagggGAGTGCCAtgagcgctaggccatttctgggtatgggaaaaatgtgattttggggttttggttcagggggctcgggggatgcttcaGCTACCTTATGGGGGGAAATGGGAGGTCCTGAGAGCTCAGGATTGGTTTCGGGAGATGattataaattggttagtaatgagggtgctatgtttgtgttgtgactaggtgttcagcaaggctcgggttagaggaccgtgcttgaggTTTCAGTGCTTAGAAGCTcgagacataggtaagaaaactgctgtacccacagagcagggtgaggccccatatctgtgttgcagggcacgaccctatatgattatgtgcaagatatagcccattgattatgttaaaacATGTTTAAATGTTTGATTAATTGTGCTATGTATGCAAATATGTgtatgatcggcaagagccgggaacgacgaaggccgagaacggcaagggttagcacgtgaagtgcgagttgccagggtaagaccctaaatgatacctgggatatccttatggtgtgaaccgcgaacccagggcccgGTAAAGCACATAGGTTTGCTATATGCTgagtgattgatatgcatatgttatctatttgtgtgagttttcttattgggattcggctcacgggtgctctctgtggtgcaggtaagggcaaggggaagatcggccaaccatgagtacagagagtgtgaggcgacgcgtacatgtctggtctgcctggctgccacggccaggggtatttttgggagatgttttgtactggattctattttgtcgtttagtcgacctaaagcacattttgagttgtaaatatttataaacagtattttgggatccctaatgtaaaacacttataattttcaatgaatggttacaatttcaaattatgtgattttagtacagtttagttacacttttgagctaaatgcttggttagcaagttaaatgcacattttaaactcacttagtaatgactctaaggtagtagggcgttacagaaataatgcacaaaaatcattttttctatcattctatcaataatacattgtttaattttggaatcttacctcaaatatgcttGGAATCAATTTTATTGAGCCATGGTTCGCCCAAAACCGCAACATATACAAACCCTAAAAATTCAATGCTAACCCactaataattaaagaaaataacaaaaatcaTTATCCTAACTATAATACATTCATTTAATCTTACAATCATACCTTAAATGAGATTTTTAGAGCCCAAAATCGCGAAATAGCACCCGAAAATCGCCCAAAAACGTTGCTGAAATTGTCCTTCGATCTTTCTATGGTTCGTGTGGCTCGGGGAAGAAGGAAGTTGTGTATATATAGTAAGGGAAGACCTTTAACGTCTTCACTCGGTAGACGTGGaggacatctaacgtctcccatGAGGAGACATCCgatgtggcacgtcttcccaggatAGACGTTAGATATCCTCCACGTCTACCGAGGGGAGACGTTAGAGGTCTTCATAAGCTGCaagttttataaattaattaatttattctgaAATTTGTAAttaacgtctcccaccacttttaatgacttacacactTAGTTATGAAGAAGAACTTTGAATAACTTACACACTTATACTTCAAATATTCATAAATACTTTTAATGCATAGGTGTAAGACATTATAGAGAATCATTAAATGTCAAATATATATAGCTTAATACTCCATATTATAGGTGTCACTTTGGCGATAAGTGATGTCCATTTAAAactttacttatttatttttaaataaagctTCTTATATATAGTAATAACCATAATTTTTTTCTAACGACTTTATTTGTCGTTGTAAGTACTATATATAGTAATGATATTTAGTTATTGTTGCTGTAAAAAGCGATGAAGCAATAAAAACACCTATAATGACAAAATAATTATCGTTAAATATAATATTAAGGTACGATTTTGAGATTTATAAGGATGACATGATTTTTGTAAACATCCATGTTCTGCAAAACAGAACATTAATTATATGTTTCTTATTAAGCTTAAGATTCTCTAATTAAACTTTTCTCTACATAATGGAATGAGTTTCACACTCATGTTAATAAGAGTTATTCTCTCACCTTGGAGAAGACTTACTATGTCAGCACATAACAAATATAACAAACTTATTATTATGTCACTCCTGAACTAATGTAATATAACCTTGCACTTTCCTTAAAAAAAATTCGTCGCTCCATAATAAGTGACATAATAAATTTTATTGTGTCAATGCCGACATATAATAAGGCCTTATTATGTTGGCTAACCCGAGCTTTTTATTAGGTTGGTCaatatataattttgtaataGTGGTATAGTATATCAATTAGCAAAAAATACCCTATGCTTTAGAATACATTTATAATTAACTAATGGTACATCAGTACATGAATTTGTTAATAATGGATCAAATTTGGTCTATCCTGGATTAATTCCTTTTACAGGATGAACAAATTTGCTCCATTAAACTAGCTATATATTTATAGAGAATACTTTCGATGCACATGAGCGTAACAAATTATTCAATCATGAGAGTTGCCTGATGGCGAGTTCTAATAATTAACATTACCATTATTCTGTTTATTtggataaaattataattaactaAGTTCTTCCACCATAGTTAGCTGGTGGCCACATACTTCCACCACCACCATCGCCGGTTACGTAAGACATGCACGACAATGGCACTAGACAAAGCCCTCGACTTCTGAGATCTCCTTTTAGCTCTGATTCACTTCCATCTTCTTTTACACCCTGAATTATTGTAAGCATTGCTTTAGTTAATTATATATGTATGTCCATcctatacatataactacatatatatatatatatatatagagagagagattttCAGTACATTAAAAAATGTCATAATTAATGTATCGATCAAGTACTCTCAACTCTTACGTACGTACCCTTTGCGTTGTTTTAGTGATCTTGTTCCGTGAAGATTTCATGTATGGAACGCTTAGTGTCTGCATATAAGACATGTAATAATGCAAATTAAACGAATCAGCTGCTATCAAGTTTGGCATATTAAGGTTCAAATTTCACACTTCTTAGATGGTGAATAGAAGTATCCtgcttcttattattattttttttttaaaaaaagaaaaagaaaaagaaatactTTTCATTCTTTATGGAAAAAAAATCAATTACACACGtttcttttaatttaaaattaattataatttcatTCATAGTTTGGCACACTCTTTATCCATGAGAGAAAAGTACTGAAATATTTATCATGTATGTTTCGATCgatataagtatatatatgatTACCATCCCCTAACTATCATCTGATCTGACTATCTtcacatacacacatatatataataaaaatgataTAGATAGTTAGATGATAAGATTTTAAGAAGGGAAGTATGTACCTCGACTTGGTTTTGAAGAAATTTGATGTATCCTATAGCCTCCATTAGTACGGAAGCTGTGTCTgtctgcatatatatatatgatcgcAGGCAAACAGTGCAAAATCTCAGAATTTTTAACATAAATACTCCTTAAGCTATTTACTGTTTGACAATCTAGTTCTTGATGCTTTTTTTATGACAATAAAGTCTTTGAGTTCTGAAAACATTAGCAATCAAATCTTTGTTGTTCAATTTTTTAATTGATACTGTTTTTAAAACTCAAACATTTTCAACAAAAGTTTCTCAAAGATTAGATTGTCTAACAGCAAAAAATACAAGAGGTATTTATGCTAAAATtccagctatatatatatatatttttttttaacaaaaaattcCAGCTATATTTAACAGTACTACTATGCATTAATAATATCTCCATTATTACTTTCGATAGTTTCAAAATAAATACTCGATCATAATATTTGTGCAATAATGAATCAAGATTAACCACCCGAACACTTCGATGAAATTTAACAAGTCTCTTCCCAAGCTACTTATTCTGAtcatcatattatataaatatatatagtaatGAGTTTCACTTAATTTTTACCCTAGCTAATTATTGTATATATCATCATGCCTATAATTTTCTTATATATTCTTATAATATACATGTTAGTTATTATACCTTGCCAAAAGGGGACACCAACTGTTGAAGAGTTGCAATTCTATCtcctaatttttcttttctaaCCTGTACATAAATCCATGATATTAACCacgatatatatatgtatatatatacatataaatataatagACTACTAACGCCGTAAATTTGAATATAAAGTAGTGAGAGATATTGAGTACAATTAAAGCCGAAAGTTTTGGCCGTACTTTAAAAGGTGGGCAGGAAGTTCGCGACTCCATCTTTGGCTTCTTATTTGGTGCAGACTGTGTCGTTTTTGGCTCTATCAAACCGCCTCCTCTTTTAGCTACTGTTATTTCACTGTTGATAAAGGATGgcttcttcaaaaaaaaaaaaaaattataaatacttCTTCAAAATACCGTCTTTCTAATAACATAATAAGAAACTAAAAATTatatacatgcatatttatatttttcaaaaaggaTAATATATATACATCTATGCTATACCCCagccattatatatatatattagaaaaatATCTTCAGTACAGTACATAACTGAATAAAAAATAACGATTAATAGTGCATTAATTATACATactgtattttatttctttccaACTTTTGGGCAGATTCATTTATCTAAAATAAAATGagagaaaatatataaattatagtTAGAATTATAATCTCTCTCTCGCTCTGCTATGTATAGTGACTTGTAGCTATAAGATCCCTTTCCATGGATAAGCATTAACTTAAAGTAACTAAGCGCATATAATTAGTTAGTTTAATCAAGATTCAAATGATTTAAGCTTTTGCATAAATTAAATAGAAGCAGAGATGTTTTACCAAATAGTATACGAATTGAAATTTgggaaataaaagaaaataataaataaattaaaaaagaaaaagaaaattaattaccCCTTTACTATGGCCACTTGAAAGCCTTTGCGGTAGGTGCATCTGGTCAAGCCGTAGTAGACCACAAAAATTGTTAGAAGGGATTTCCCTGAAAACGTCAAGATTGTTCATGTCGTTTAAAGACTGATGAGGACCAATAGAGTTGATGTCCAAGCTGCACGTGACCGAGATATTGGACGACGGCGACGATTGGTTGAAGTTGGAAATATTTATACTTGGATAAATCTGACTAAACTGGCCTCGACAGCCCACAGCCATCAAGCCACCAAAAGTACCATTCATAATGTTGGAGTCGAACTGATCTGAAGTAGCTGATGAAATCTGATTCCCTACGTTGACTACTTGGCCGGTGGAGGACGACAACGTTTTGACCAAGAGATTTTCATCAGTACCATTCCTACCACTGGTCGTGATGAGATCTCTACGCTTGAGAAAAAAGTGGCCGTAATCATCATTAACATTACTAATACTATTGGAGGGACTAGTAGTAGTACTGCTTGTCGTAGTAGCactagtagtagtactagtagtagaaGTACAACTATTTAATATTTCTGCGAATTTCGGGAATGATATTGATTCCGATTCTTCCTCAATTTTTGCTGCAAGGTTCATATCGTACGCTGACTCatgagtaatagtagtagtagtactattACAATTGGTCCATGGAAACTCGAATTCGACGTTGACCATATTGGAAGAGTTGAGAGAAATAATATTATCATGAGAAACTGGATTAATATTATTATCATGATCAACCCTACTTTTCACAGGCCTTGTTGTAATAATAGTCGACTTTGATGAGACCATTCCATCGTAGTTGGGGTTGGTGTTACCAAAGTTATTATTGCTGCATATGTATACAATATAACAAACattttaattacaataaaaatGAACATTTATATATAGAGATAATAAAATTTATATGTAGGTATTTGAAAGGATTCGTTTCTGAAACCCAACATACGGGTATAATTTGTTATCCTATTGTTAATTATATAAGAATGCATGAGGTATGTAATTTCGTTAATTTACAATAAGCTGTGGATAA from the Humulus lupulus chromosome X, drHumLupu1.1, whole genome shotgun sequence genome contains:
- the LOC133804042 gene encoding transcription factor bHLH110 isoform X2; the encoded protein is MESANLRHQHQLPDQLVGSPPLPLGIGAAPSCYGFGSSSNHHHAWSSSPTTSSIFNNNFGNTNPNYDGMVSSKSTIITTRPVKSRVDHDNNINPVSHDNIISLNSSNMVNVEFEFPWTNCNSTTTTITHESAYDMNLAAKIEEESESISFPKFAEILNSCTSTTSTTTSATTTSSTTTSPSNSISNVNDDYGHFFLKRRDLITTSGRNGTDENLLVKTLSSSTGQVVNVGNQISSATSDQFDSNIMNGTFGGLMAVGCRGQFSQIYPSINISNFNQSSPSSNISVTCSLDINSIGPHQSLNDMNNLDVFREIPSNNFCGLLRLDQMHLPQRLSSGHSKGPSFINSEITVAKRGGGLIEPKTTQSAPNKKPKMESRTSCPPFKVRKEKLGDRIATLQQLVSPFGKTDTASVLMEAIGYIKFLQNQVETLSVPYMKSSRNKITKTTQRGVKEDGSESELKGDLRSRGLCLVPLSCMSYVTGDGGGGSMWPPANYGGRT
- the LOC133804042 gene encoding transcription factor bHLH110 isoform X1, with amino-acid sequence MESANLRHQHQLPDQLVGSPPLPLGIGAAPSCYGFGSSSNHHHAWSSSPTTSSIFNNNFGNTNPNYDGMVSSKSTIITTRPVKSRVDHDNNINPVSHDNIISLNSSNMVNVEFEFPWTNCNSTTTTITHESAYDMNLAAKIEEESESISFPKFAEILNSCTSTTSTTTSATTTSSTTTSPSNSISNVNDDYGHFFLKRRDLITTSGRNGTDENLLVKTLSSSTGQVVNVGNQISSATSDQFDSNIMNGTFGGLMAVGCRGQFSQIYPSINISNFNQSSPSSNISVTCSLDINSIGPHQSLNDMNNLDVFREIPSNNFCGLLRLDQMHLPQRLSSGHSKGKPSFINSEITVAKRGGGLIEPKTTQSAPNKKPKMESRTSCPPFKVRKEKLGDRIATLQQLVSPFGKTDTASVLMEAIGYIKFLQNQVETLSVPYMKSSRNKITKTTQRGVKEDGSESELKGDLRSRGLCLVPLSCMSYVTGDGGGGSMWPPANYGGRT